One window of Anas acuta chromosome 23, bAnaAcu1.1, whole genome shotgun sequence genomic DNA carries:
- the HMBS gene encoding porphobilinogen deaminase: MAEPGPAAGENGVGGRAVRVGTRRSQLARIQTDSVVEMLRELHPDLHFEIVAMSTTGDKILDTALSKIGEKSLFTKELENALERNEVDLVVHSLKDLPTSLPPGFTIGAVCKRESPLDAVVFHPKNCGKTLSLLPEKSVIGTSSLRRAAQLKKKFPHLEFRDIRGNLNTRLKKLDEKEEFSAIILAAAGLKRMGWENRIGQLLSPEDCLYAVGQGALAVEVRAKDQEILNMVSALHDGETVLCCIAERAFMKRLEGGCSVPVAVSSTLKDGQLYLTGAVYSLDGSDSLKETMQTSVNYQQQNEDGPNDDVQHVGITARNVAGQAQEAAENLGVELASLLLSKGAKHILSVARQLNDAC, from the exons ATGGCGGAGCCGGGCCCGGCCGCC GGCGAGAACGGCGTGGGCGGCAGAGCGGTCCGAGTGGGCACCCGGCGGAGCCAG CTGGCCCGGATTCAGACCGACAGTGTGGTTGAGATGCTCCGTGAGTTACACCCAGACCTTCACTTTGAGATTG ttGCCATGTCAACAACTGGAGATAAGATCCTGGATACAGCACTTTCCAAG ATTGGGGAGAAGAGCCTTTTCACCAAAGAACTAGAAAACGCACTCGAAAGAAATGA AGTTGACCTGGTAGTTCACTCCTTGAAGGACCTGCCAacttctcttcctcctggcTTTACCATTGGTGCTGTCTGCAA AAGGGAATCCCCACTTGATGCTGTTGTCTTTCACCCCAAGAACTGTGGGAAAACACTTAGTCTCCTTCCGGAAAAGAG CGTGATTGGAACCAGTTCGCTTCGTCGAGCAGCCCAGCTCAAAAAGAAGTTTCCTCATCTAGAATTCAGAGATATC AGAGGGAATTTAAATACCCGCTTAAAGAAGCTCGATGAGAAGGAAGAGTTCAGTGCCATaatcctggctgctgctgggctgaagAGAATGGGCTGGGAGAATCGCATTGGTCAG CTCCTGAGCCCTGAAGATTGCCTCTATGCTGTCGGACAG GGGGCATTAGCAGTGGAAGTTCGTGCCAAAGAccaagaaatactgaatatgGTATCTGCCCTGCACGATGGAGAAACCGTACTATGCTGCATTGCTGAGAGGGCCTTCATGAAACGTTTG GAGGGTGGCTGTAGTGTCCCTGTTGCAGTTAGCAGCACGCTGAAAGATGGCCAG TTGTATTTGACAGGTGCGGTCTACAGTTTGGATGGATCTGATAGCCTGAAAGAGACTATGCAGACCAGTGTTAATTATCAGCAACAG AATGAAGATGGACCAAATGACGATGTGCAGCACGTTGGCATCACAGCCAGGAATGTCGCTGGTCAGGCGCAGGAAGCTGCGGAGAACCTTGGTGTTGAACTGGCTAGTTTACTTCTGAGCAAGGGAGCTAAGCACATCCTGAGTGTGGCAAGGCAGCTTAATGATGCCTGCTAA
- the H2AX gene encoding histone H2AX, with protein sequence MSGRGKSGGKARAKAKSRSSRAGLQFPVGRVHRLLRRGHYAERVGAGAPVYLAAVLEYLTAEILELAGNAARDNKKTRIIPRHLQLAVRNDEELNKLLGGVTIAQGGVLPNIQAVLLPKKTGGGSAGPTKAGKKGGQQSQEY encoded by the coding sequence ATGTCTGGCCGTGGCAAGAGCGGCGGTAAGGCCCGAGCTAAGGCCAAGTCCCGTTCGTCCCGGGCCGGGCTGCAGTTCCCCGTCGGGCGCGTCCACCGGCTGCTGCGGCGCGGGCACTACGCGGAGCGGGTCGGGGCCGGCGCCCCGGTATACCTGGCGGCCGTGCTGGAGTACCTGACGGCCGAGATCCTGGAGCTGGCGGGCAACGCGGCCCGCGACAACAAGAAGACGCGAATCATCCCCCGGCACCTGCAGCTGGCCGTGCGCAACGACGAGGAGCTCAACAAGCTGCTGGGAGGCGTCACCATCGCGCAGGGCGGCGTCCTGCCCAACATCCAGGCCGTGCTGCTGCCCAAGAAGACGGGAGGAGGCAGCGCCGGCCCCACCAAGGCCGGCAAGAAGGGCGGGCAGCAGTCGCAGGAGTATTAA
- the DPAGT1 gene encoding UDP-N-acetylglucosamine--dolichyl-phosphate N-acetylglucosaminephosphotransferase, whose amino-acid sequence MAAWPAVPLAINLCGSLLGMAATLTLIPAFKERFVAARLFGQDLNKTSRRPVPEAQGVISGAVFLIILFCFIPVPFLRCFVEDGCAAFPYDEFVELIGSLLAICCMIFLGFADDVLNLRWRHKLLLPTMASLPLLMVYFTNFGNTTIVVPKPFRVLLGMHLDLGILYYVYMGMLAVFCTNAINILAGINGIEAGQSLVIAASIIVFNIVELNGDYQDDHIFSLYFMIPFFFTTLGLFYHNWYPSQVFVGDTFCYFAGMTFAVVGILGHFSKTMLLFFIPQVLNFLYSLPQLFHVIPCPRHRLPRLNPSTGKLEMSYSKFKTKSLSALGAYTLKAVKSLHIVDVRSGMDEDGEYTECNNMTLINFVIKLIGPTHERNLTLLLLLIQVLGSAIAFSIRYQLVRLFYDV is encoded by the exons ATGGCGGCCTGGCCGGCCGTGCCGCTGGCCATCAACCTGTGCGGCTCGCTGCTGGGCATGGCGGCCACGCTGACCTTGATCCCGGCCTTCAAGGAGCGCTTCGTGGCGGCGCGGCTCTTCGGGCAGGACCTCAACAAGACGTCGCGGCGGCCCGT GCCGGAGGCGCAGGGCGTGATCAGCGGCGCCGTGTTCCTCATCATCCTCTTCTGCTTCATCCCCGTGCCCTTCCTGCGCTGCTTCGTGGAGGACGGCTGCGCGGCCTTCCCGTACGACGAG TTCGTGGAGCTCATCGGCTCGCTCCTTGCCATTTGCTGCATGATTTTCCTGGGCTTTGCAGATGATGTCTTGAACCTGCGCTGGCGCCACAAGCTCCTTCTTCCTACCATGGCCTCCCTCCCATTGCTCATGGTGTACTTCACCAACTTTGGGAACACGACCATTGTGGTGCCCAAGCCCTTCCGTGTTCTGCTGGGCATGCACTTGGACCTGG GTATCCTCTACTACGTGTACATGGGGATGCTGGCGGTGTTTTGTACCAACGCCATCAACATTCTGGCTGGAATCAATGGAATCGAAGCAGGGCAGTCTCTGGTGATTGCTGCTTCCATTATCGTATTCAACATTGTAGAGTTAAATG gggATTATCAGGATgatcacattttttctctctactttatgattccctttttttttaccACGCTGGGCCTGTTTTATCACAACTG GTACCCATCCCAAGTGTTTGTTGGGGACACTTTCTGCTACTTTGCTGGCATGACCTTTGCTGTGGTGGGCATCTTGGGGCACTTCAGCAAAacaatgctgctttttttcatccCGCAAGTGCTCAACTTCCTCTACTCATTGCCTCAACTCTTCCATGTCATTCCTTGTCCCCGCCACCGGCTGCCAAG GCTCAATCCTAGTACAGGGAAGTTGGAGATGAGCTACTCCAAATTCAAAACTAAGAGCCTCTCAGCCCTGGGAGCATACACTCTGAAG GCAGTAAAGAGCTTGCACATAGTAGACGTGAGAAGTGGAATGGATGAAGATGGCGAATACACCGAGTGCAATAACATGACACTTATTAACTTTGTTATAAAACTGATTGGACCCACCCACGAGCGAAATCTCACTCTCCTGTTGCTACTCATCCAG GTCCTGGGGAGTGCAATTGCATTTTCAATCCGGTACCAACTAGTGCGGTTGTTTTATGATGTCTGA
- the C2CD2L gene encoding phospholipid transfer protein C2CD2L isoform X3, translating into MVKEAACHGQSSVQITFEEGPQLPPAANISCVTCKGQSDCSMVLYCHLSAEAVKFPVSVTQQSPAAVSVDTYHVTLSLLQAKVEIHLEEIQNEGLLVSWTFKDRPDLNLSVLPRFQPHEKNDGRVGLSTIKDLIEDTIVSTQPALMVHLKACTTGTGVVSSSKSTRDSPAGVVAGPLGSKLFLRNLHVLNLGSQEKAGVEEICCVVELDSPPQQKWMRPVTAGSASTAAEMEWNEELVLDLGPRSKELKLQVLGSSGRSEDVLLAHTTLLLDPSSKRPSGRQICSLAPGPGQSLAAEATIVLELLYQDSSTSLNAQHATSLRTSITPTKKVEMDRTIMPDGTIVTTVTTIQSRPKADCKLDSPSRSPSKVEVTEKKTTVLLESSCPRSLLASSSRDSQMPNGLDPVAETAIRQLTETNNKPAKKTPTKRSTLIISGVSKVPIAQDEMALSLGYAASMEATVYGASGALSAAEQMHDSTESSQLLEASPSGPGASQELDETTRSDISERPSMEDVESETGSTGALETRSLKDHKVSFLRSGTKLIFRRKTKQKEAGLSQSHDDLTNVTTSSASKKKAGSFSHRLIKRFSFKSKPKPKANDNTTGEN; encoded by the exons ATGGTGAAGGAAGCTGCGTGCCATGGCCAG AGTTCAGTGCAAATCACGTTTGAAGAGGGTCCTCAGTTGCCACCAGCAGCAAATATAAGCTGTGTGACGTGCAAAGGCCAGTCGGACTGCAGCATG GTGCTTTACTGCCATCTGTCTGCAGAAGCCGTGAAATTCCCCGTCTCTGTAACGCAGCAatccccagctgctgtttctgtggATACGTATCATGtcactttgtctctgctgcaggCTAAG GTGGAGATCCACTTGGAGGAGATACAGAATGAGGGTCTCCTGGTGTCGTGGACGTTCAAGGACAGGCCAGACTTGAATCTGTCAGTTCTTCCAAGATTTCAACCTCATGAG AAGAATGACGGGAGAGTGGGTCTGTCTACCATAAAGGATCTGATCGAGGATACCATTGTCAGCACGCAGCCAGCCTTGATGGTACACCTGAAAGCCTGCACCACAGGAACTGGGGTG GTATCCAGCAGTAAATCGACTCGAGATTCCCCAGCCGGTGTAGTAGCAGGCCCTCTAGGTTCCAAGCTTTTCCTACGGAATCTTCACGTGCTGAACTTGGGCTCCCAGGAAAAGGCAG GAGTTGAGGAGATCTGCTGTGTCGTAGAGCTAGACAGTCCCCCGCAGCAGAAATGGATGAGGCCAGTGACAGCTGGgagtgccagcactgctgcagagatGGAGTGGAACGAGGAGCTCGTTCT TGATTTGGGACCTAGAAGTAAGGAGCTGAAGCTAcaggtgctggggagcagcggCAGAAGTGAAG ATGTGCTGCTGGCCCATACTACTCTTTTGCTTGATCCTTCGAGCAAACGGCCATCCGGGAGACAGATCTGCTCTCTGGCCCCCGGACCTGGGCAGTCGCTGGCAGCTGAAGCTACCATTGTACTGGAG CTCTTATACCAGGATTCTTCTACATCTCTAAATGCTCAGCACGCCACATCTCTGCGTACCAGCATCACCCCCACCAAGAAGGTGGAGATGGACCGGACCATCATGCCTGATGGCACGATCGTGACTACTGTCACCACAATTCAGTCCCGGCCCAAAGCCGACTGCAAGCTGG ATTCACCCTCAAGATCGCCATCCAAGGTGGAAGTAACTGAAAAGAAGACAACGGTTCTTTTGGAGAGCAGCTGTCCTCGCAGCCTCTTGGCCAGCAGTAGCA GGGACAGCCAGATGCCTAATGGCTTGGATCCGGTGGCTGAGACGGCAATCAGGCAGCTAACTGAGACAAATAACAAGCCCGCCAAGAAGACCCCAACAAAACGTAGCACGCTGATCATCTCGGGAGTTTCCAAG GTACCTATTGCTCAGGATGAAATGGCACTTTCTCTGGGTTATGCTGCATCCATGGAGGCCACAGTGTACGGGGCTTCTGGGGCGCTGAGTGCAGCGGAGCAGATGCACGATTCCACTGAGTCGTCACAGCTGCTGGAAGCGTCGCCATCAGGACCAGGGGCCAGTCAGGAGCTGGATGAGACAACGCGATCAGACATCTCCGAGAGACCATCCATGGAAGATGTTGAATCCGAAACTGGCTCCACAGGAGCCCTTGAGACTAGGAGCTTGAAAGATCACAAAG TTAGTTTTCTTCGGAGTGGTACCAAGCTCATCTTCAGGAGAAAGACCAAGCAGAAAGAAGCTGGCCTGAGCCAGTCTCACGATGACTTGACCAATGTCACCACTAGTTCTGCCAGCAAGAAGAAAGCCGGCAGCTTCTCCCACCGCCTCATCAAACGCTTCTCCTTCAAGTCTAAACCCAAACCTAAAGCTAATGACAACACAACAGGTGAGAACTGA
- the C2CD2L gene encoding phospholipid transfer protein C2CD2L isoform X1, with product MGPDPGWSALVLLFAASLLTVAAWLLQYWRAAALRVLWRRRRPPVVAEEEAGARALLAALLALRSLREQWQRAWVRALNSQARRHGSSVQITFEEGPQLPPAANISCVTCKGQSDCSMVLYCHLSAEAVKFPVSVTQQSPAAVSVDTYHVTLSLLQAKVEIHLEEIQNEGLLVSWTFKDRPDLNLSVLPRFQPHEKNDGRVGLSTIKDLIEDTIVSTQPALMVHLKACTTGTGVVSSSKSTRDSPAGVVAGPLGSKLFLRNLHVLNLGSQEKAGVEEICCVVELDSPPQQKWMRPVTAGSASTAAEMEWNEELVLDLGPRSKELKLQVLGSSGRSEDVLLAHTTLLLDPSSKRPSGRQICSLAPGPGQSLAAEATIVLELLYQDSSTSLNAQHATSLRTSITPTKKVEMDRTIMPDGTIVTTVTTIQSRPKADCKLDSPSRSPSKVEVTEKKTTVLLESSCPRSLLASSSRDSQMPNGLDPVAETAIRQLTETNNKPAKKTPTKRSTLIISGVSKVPIAQDEMALSLGYAASMEATVYGASGALSAAEQMHDSTESSQLLEASPSGPGASQELDETTRSDISERPSMEDVESETGSTGALETRSLKDHKVSFLRSGTKLIFRRKTKQKEAGLSQSHDDLTNVTTSSASKKKAGSFSHRLIKRFSFKSKPKPKANDNTTGEN from the exons ATGGGGCCGGATCCAGGCTGGAGCGCGCTGGTGCTGCTCTTCGCCGCCTCGCTGCTCACCGTCGCGGCCTGGCTGCTCCAGTACTGGCGGGCGGCGGCCCTGCGGGTGctgtggcggcggcggcggccgccggtggtggcggaggaggaagCCGGGGCCCGGGCGCTGCTCGCCGCGCTGCTCGCCCTCCGGTCCCTGCGGGAGCAGTGGCAGCGGGCCTGGGTGCGGGCCCTCAACAGCCAGGCGCGCCGGCACGGG AGTTCAGTGCAAATCACGTTTGAAGAGGGTCCTCAGTTGCCACCAGCAGCAAATATAAGCTGTGTGACGTGCAAAGGCCAGTCGGACTGCAGCATG GTGCTTTACTGCCATCTGTCTGCAGAAGCCGTGAAATTCCCCGTCTCTGTAACGCAGCAatccccagctgctgtttctgtggATACGTATCATGtcactttgtctctgctgcaggCTAAG GTGGAGATCCACTTGGAGGAGATACAGAATGAGGGTCTCCTGGTGTCGTGGACGTTCAAGGACAGGCCAGACTTGAATCTGTCAGTTCTTCCAAGATTTCAACCTCATGAG AAGAATGACGGGAGAGTGGGTCTGTCTACCATAAAGGATCTGATCGAGGATACCATTGTCAGCACGCAGCCAGCCTTGATGGTACACCTGAAAGCCTGCACCACAGGAACTGGGGTG GTATCCAGCAGTAAATCGACTCGAGATTCCCCAGCCGGTGTAGTAGCAGGCCCTCTAGGTTCCAAGCTTTTCCTACGGAATCTTCACGTGCTGAACTTGGGCTCCCAGGAAAAGGCAG GAGTTGAGGAGATCTGCTGTGTCGTAGAGCTAGACAGTCCCCCGCAGCAGAAATGGATGAGGCCAGTGACAGCTGGgagtgccagcactgctgcagagatGGAGTGGAACGAGGAGCTCGTTCT TGATTTGGGACCTAGAAGTAAGGAGCTGAAGCTAcaggtgctggggagcagcggCAGAAGTGAAG ATGTGCTGCTGGCCCATACTACTCTTTTGCTTGATCCTTCGAGCAAACGGCCATCCGGGAGACAGATCTGCTCTCTGGCCCCCGGACCTGGGCAGTCGCTGGCAGCTGAAGCTACCATTGTACTGGAG CTCTTATACCAGGATTCTTCTACATCTCTAAATGCTCAGCACGCCACATCTCTGCGTACCAGCATCACCCCCACCAAGAAGGTGGAGATGGACCGGACCATCATGCCTGATGGCACGATCGTGACTACTGTCACCACAATTCAGTCCCGGCCCAAAGCCGACTGCAAGCTGG ATTCACCCTCAAGATCGCCATCCAAGGTGGAAGTAACTGAAAAGAAGACAACGGTTCTTTTGGAGAGCAGCTGTCCTCGCAGCCTCTTGGCCAGCAGTAGCA GGGACAGCCAGATGCCTAATGGCTTGGATCCGGTGGCTGAGACGGCAATCAGGCAGCTAACTGAGACAAATAACAAGCCCGCCAAGAAGACCCCAACAAAACGTAGCACGCTGATCATCTCGGGAGTTTCCAAG GTACCTATTGCTCAGGATGAAATGGCACTTTCTCTGGGTTATGCTGCATCCATGGAGGCCACAGTGTACGGGGCTTCTGGGGCGCTGAGTGCAGCGGAGCAGATGCACGATTCCACTGAGTCGTCACAGCTGCTGGAAGCGTCGCCATCAGGACCAGGGGCCAGTCAGGAGCTGGATGAGACAACGCGATCAGACATCTCCGAGAGACCATCCATGGAAGATGTTGAATCCGAAACTGGCTCCACAGGAGCCCTTGAGACTAGGAGCTTGAAAGATCACAAAG TTAGTTTTCTTCGGAGTGGTACCAAGCTCATCTTCAGGAGAAAGACCAAGCAGAAAGAAGCTGGCCTGAGCCAGTCTCACGATGACTTGACCAATGTCACCACTAGTTCTGCCAGCAAGAAGAAAGCCGGCAGCTTCTCCCACCGCCTCATCAAACGCTTCTCCTTCAAGTCTAAACCCAAACCTAAAGCTAATGACAACACAACAGGTGAGAACTGA
- the C2CD2L gene encoding phospholipid transfer protein C2CD2L isoform X2: MGPDPGWSALVLLFAASLLTVAAWLLQYWRAAALRVLWRRRRPPVVAEEEAGARALLAALLALRSLREQWQRAWVRALNSQARRHGSSVQITFEEGPQLPPAANISCVTCKGQSDCSMVLYCHLSAEAVKFPVSVTQQSPAAVSVDTYHVTLSLLQAKVEIHLEEIQNEGLLVSWTFKDRPDLNLSVLPRFQPHENDGRVGLSTIKDLIEDTIVSTQPALMVHLKACTTGTGVVSSSKSTRDSPAGVVAGPLGSKLFLRNLHVLNLGSQEKAGVEEICCVVELDSPPQQKWMRPVTAGSASTAAEMEWNEELVLDLGPRSKELKLQVLGSSGRSEDVLLAHTTLLLDPSSKRPSGRQICSLAPGPGQSLAAEATIVLELLYQDSSTSLNAQHATSLRTSITPTKKVEMDRTIMPDGTIVTTVTTIQSRPKADCKLDSPSRSPSKVEVTEKKTTVLLESSCPRSLLASSSRDSQMPNGLDPVAETAIRQLTETNNKPAKKTPTKRSTLIISGVSKVPIAQDEMALSLGYAASMEATVYGASGALSAAEQMHDSTESSQLLEASPSGPGASQELDETTRSDISERPSMEDVESETGSTGALETRSLKDHKVSFLRSGTKLIFRRKTKQKEAGLSQSHDDLTNVTTSSASKKKAGSFSHRLIKRFSFKSKPKPKANDNTTGEN; the protein is encoded by the exons ATGGGGCCGGATCCAGGCTGGAGCGCGCTGGTGCTGCTCTTCGCCGCCTCGCTGCTCACCGTCGCGGCCTGGCTGCTCCAGTACTGGCGGGCGGCGGCCCTGCGGGTGctgtggcggcggcggcggccgccggtggtggcggaggaggaagCCGGGGCCCGGGCGCTGCTCGCCGCGCTGCTCGCCCTCCGGTCCCTGCGGGAGCAGTGGCAGCGGGCCTGGGTGCGGGCCCTCAACAGCCAGGCGCGCCGGCACGGG AGTTCAGTGCAAATCACGTTTGAAGAGGGTCCTCAGTTGCCACCAGCAGCAAATATAAGCTGTGTGACGTGCAAAGGCCAGTCGGACTGCAGCATG GTGCTTTACTGCCATCTGTCTGCAGAAGCCGTGAAATTCCCCGTCTCTGTAACGCAGCAatccccagctgctgtttctgtggATACGTATCATGtcactttgtctctgctgcaggCTAAG GTGGAGATCCACTTGGAGGAGATACAGAATGAGGGTCTCCTGGTGTCGTGGACGTTCAAGGACAGGCCAGACTTGAATCTGTCAGTTCTTCCAAGATTTCAACCTCATGAG AATGACGGGAGAGTGGGTCTGTCTACCATAAAGGATCTGATCGAGGATACCATTGTCAGCACGCAGCCAGCCTTGATGGTACACCTGAAAGCCTGCACCACAGGAACTGGGGTG GTATCCAGCAGTAAATCGACTCGAGATTCCCCAGCCGGTGTAGTAGCAGGCCCTCTAGGTTCCAAGCTTTTCCTACGGAATCTTCACGTGCTGAACTTGGGCTCCCAGGAAAAGGCAG GAGTTGAGGAGATCTGCTGTGTCGTAGAGCTAGACAGTCCCCCGCAGCAGAAATGGATGAGGCCAGTGACAGCTGGgagtgccagcactgctgcagagatGGAGTGGAACGAGGAGCTCGTTCT TGATTTGGGACCTAGAAGTAAGGAGCTGAAGCTAcaggtgctggggagcagcggCAGAAGTGAAG ATGTGCTGCTGGCCCATACTACTCTTTTGCTTGATCCTTCGAGCAAACGGCCATCCGGGAGACAGATCTGCTCTCTGGCCCCCGGACCTGGGCAGTCGCTGGCAGCTGAAGCTACCATTGTACTGGAG CTCTTATACCAGGATTCTTCTACATCTCTAAATGCTCAGCACGCCACATCTCTGCGTACCAGCATCACCCCCACCAAGAAGGTGGAGATGGACCGGACCATCATGCCTGATGGCACGATCGTGACTACTGTCACCACAATTCAGTCCCGGCCCAAAGCCGACTGCAAGCTGG ATTCACCCTCAAGATCGCCATCCAAGGTGGAAGTAACTGAAAAGAAGACAACGGTTCTTTTGGAGAGCAGCTGTCCTCGCAGCCTCTTGGCCAGCAGTAGCA GGGACAGCCAGATGCCTAATGGCTTGGATCCGGTGGCTGAGACGGCAATCAGGCAGCTAACTGAGACAAATAACAAGCCCGCCAAGAAGACCCCAACAAAACGTAGCACGCTGATCATCTCGGGAGTTTCCAAG GTACCTATTGCTCAGGATGAAATGGCACTTTCTCTGGGTTATGCTGCATCCATGGAGGCCACAGTGTACGGGGCTTCTGGGGCGCTGAGTGCAGCGGAGCAGATGCACGATTCCACTGAGTCGTCACAGCTGCTGGAAGCGTCGCCATCAGGACCAGGGGCCAGTCAGGAGCTGGATGAGACAACGCGATCAGACATCTCCGAGAGACCATCCATGGAAGATGTTGAATCCGAAACTGGCTCCACAGGAGCCCTTGAGACTAGGAGCTTGAAAGATCACAAAG TTAGTTTTCTTCGGAGTGGTACCAAGCTCATCTTCAGGAGAAAGACCAAGCAGAAAGAAGCTGGCCTGAGCCAGTCTCACGATGACTTGACCAATGTCACCACTAGTTCTGCCAGCAAGAAGAAAGCCGGCAGCTTCTCCCACCGCCTCATCAAACGCTTCTCCTTCAAGTCTAAACCCAAACCTAAAGCTAATGACAACACAACAGGTGAGAACTGA